The region CGACGACGGTGAGGTCGCGGTCTGGGTGCGTCAGCCGGCGGGCCAGGTGGGGGAATCCGCCCCGAGCTCCTCCGCGGTCTCGGTGCCCAGCCGCGCATAGTCGGGATTGTCGTCGCTGTGGGCGAGGAGGATCACGGCCACCGCGGACGCCCAGGCCTTCGCGCGGACGAGCGTCGCACGGTCGTACGCCCCGTCGAGCGCACGGTCGAAGTCCCGCCGCCCGTCGGCGTCGAAGGCCAGCCATCCGACGGCGAGGTCGTATGCGGGGTCTCCGGCGGTCACGTCGCCGAAGTCGATCACGCCGCGCAGCACCGGCCCTGACGCGACGAGGTTCCCCGGGTGGAGGTCGCCGTGGATCCACACCGGCCGCCCGGGCCACGCGGATGCGCGCAGCCCTGCATCCCAGTGAGCGGTGAGCGTCTGCACAGTCGGGCCGGTTAGTGCCTGGACCGCGATCAACCCGTCCAGGCGCTCGCGGAACGCCGCGTCGCGCTGCACCAGAGGAACGCCGCGGACCGGGTTCACCGGATGGTCCGCGGGTGCCGGCACGTGGAGAGCCCGCAGCGCATGCGCGAGGGGCCGCGCCCACCCACGACGGCGGGCGCGTGGGATGTCGAGGCCGCGGTCGCCGTCTGCCCAGGCGACCACCGACCAGTGCCAGAGGAAGGTGTCGTCGGGACGCCCGGCCACCACAGGCACGGGGAGCGACAGTCCCGAGCCTGCGAGCAGTGCCGCCAGCGTGGGGAGCACGCGCTGCTCGTTCACGATCAGGGGAGCCGCGAGGCCGCGGCGCGGCAGGCGCACGGCGAAGGCCTCGCCGAGGCGCCACACCTCGTTGTCCCACCCTTGCGCGACCTTGCGGAGCGGATCGTCGACGGCGTCGCCGAGAGTCTCCCGAGCCTGGGTCCGCAGCAGATGCCGGATCGATCCCGTGGTGATCTCGACCTCGGCGGCGGGCATGTCAGGCACCGTCCGACAGTACCCGCGGCGTCCCGATGTTGGAAAAGTGTTGCCTAATGTTGGAATGAGTTGTATCTTGTGGATAAGCCAAGGAGGGTCCATGTACGCGACGGAGCGCCAGCAGCAGATTCAGCGCCTGCTCACCCAGGATGGGCGCGTCAGCGTGATCGACCTCGCACGTGTCTTCGACGTCACGACCGAGACCGTGCGCCGTGACCTCGGGCAGCTCGAGTCCGAGGGGGCTCTCCTCCGCGTTCACGGCGGCGCGGTGCCGCGCACAGCCGCGAGCACGGTCGAGCCGTCGCTTCCCGAGCGCCGCCGCCAGCACGGCGCAGCGAAGGCGGCCATCGCGGCCCGCGCGCTCGCTGCCCTCGGCGACGCCTATCGAGGCTCCGTGTTCCTCGACGCGGGCACCACGACCGCCGCCGTCGCCGCGCAGCTCCCGACACGTCTCGCGGCCACGGGCGCCGAGGTCGTCACGCACTCGCTGGCGCTGGCGCAGTCGCTGTCGGCGACGGCATCGGTTCCCCTCACGATCCTCGGGGGACGCGTGCGCGGTGTGACCGCCGCCGCTGTGGGCGCCGACACGGTCCGCGCCATCGAGGGTCTTCGTCCCGACGTGGCGTTCGTCGGCACCAACGGCGTGTCTGCGGCGTTCGGGCTGAGCACTCCCGACCCCGAGGAGGCTGCCGTCAAGCGCGCGATCGTCCGTTCTGCGCGCCGCGTCGTGGTGCTCGCCGACGCGGCGAAGTTCGAGCGGGAGCTGCTCGTCGGCTTCGCGGCACTGCGCGACATCGATGTCCTCGTGACCGAGACAGCGCCGCCGCCGGTGCTGGAAGAGGCGCTCGCCGACGCCGACGTGGAGGTGTGGATCGCATGATCGTCACGCTGACGGCGCATCCGTCGCTCGATCGCGCCATCGAACTCGACACCGCTCTGCAGGCCGGTGGCGTGCAGAGCGCGTCATCCGGGCGGGAGGATGCCGGGGGCAAGGGCGTCAACGTCGCCCGGGTGATCGCGGCCGCCGGGGTGCCCGTGCGTGCGGTGCTGCCGCTCGCGGAGGACGACCCGTTCCGGGCGCCGCTTCATTCGACGGGACTCGATGCGCTGACCGTGCCCGTCGCAGGCCGCGTCCGCACGAACCTCACCCTCGTCGATCCGGCGGGCGTCACCACCAAGATCAACCTGCCGGGCGCAGCCCTCGATCCGGCCGAGCGCGACGCGATC is a window of Microbacterium terrae DNA encoding:
- a CDS encoding aminoglycoside phosphotransferase family protein, with product MPAAEVEITTGSIRHLLRTQARETLGDAVDDPLRKVAQGWDNEVWRLGEAFAVRLPRRGLAAPLIVNEQRVLPTLAALLAGSGLSLPVPVVAGRPDDTFLWHWSVVAWADGDRGLDIPRARRRGWARPLAHALRALHVPAPADHPVNPVRGVPLVQRDAAFRERLDGLIAVQALTGPTVQTLTAHWDAGLRASAWPGRPVWIHGDLHPGNLVASGPVLRGVIDFGDVTAGDPAYDLAVGWLAFDADGRRDFDRALDGAYDRATLVRAKAWASAVAVILLAHSDDNPDYARLGTETAEELGADSPTWPAG
- a CDS encoding DeoR/GlpR family DNA-binding transcription regulator, which encodes MYATERQQQIQRLLTQDGRVSVIDLARVFDVTTETVRRDLGQLESEGALLRVHGGAVPRTAASTVEPSLPERRRQHGAAKAAIAARALAALGDAYRGSVFLDAGTTTAAVAAQLPTRLAATGAEVVTHSLALAQSLSATASVPLTILGGRVRGVTAAAVGADTVRAIEGLRPDVAFVGTNGVSAAFGLSTPDPEEAAVKRAIVRSARRVVVLADAAKFERELLVGFAALRDIDVLVTETAPPPVLEEALADADVEVWIA